A portion of the Salvelinus namaycush isolate Seneca unplaced genomic scaffold, SaNama_1.0 Scaffold1127, whole genome shotgun sequence genome contains these proteins:
- the LOC120035876 gene encoding aerolysin-like protein, whose translation MATTLHLIGGQGGSSFHFHGMDNGATLKKIGVAVEGSQVKAVRAELTDGKVATFGDENTFNEFEFNLGERITKLSLWDNGAGTFLGAIKFTTSENRQFFEKTTSWPLITEYTVDVGSGICLVLEGRSGLAVERMGFLFINPIKSSVLTNMEYANLSLFKPQVSSFIDVCRRLRKTLPML comes from the coding sequence atggCAACCACACTGCATTTGATCGGTGGTCAAGGAGGCAGTTCATTTCATTTCCATGGCATGGACAACGGTGCCACCCTCAAGAAGATTGGAGTGGCGGTGGAAGGCTCGCAGGTCAAAGCTGTGCGGGCGGAGCTGACCGACGGGAAAGTGGCGACTTTTGGAGATGAGAACACTTTCAATGAGTTTGAGTTCAACCTCGGCGAGCGCATCACAAAGCTGTCGCTGTGGGATAACGGCGCCGGCACATTTCTGGGTGCCATCAAGTTCACGACGAGTGAAAACCGTCAGTTCTTTGAAAAAACGACCAGCTGGCCACTGATTACTGAGTACACCGTAGATGTGGGGTCTGGAATCTGCCTGGTGCTGGAGGGCAGGTCTGGCTTGGCCGTTGAACGTATGGGCTTCCTCTTCATCAACCCCATCAAGTCGTCCGTGCTGACCAACATGGAGTATGCCAACCTGTCCCTCTTCAAACCCCAGGTAAGCTCTTTTATAGATGTGTGTAGACGGCTCAGGAAAACTCTACCGATGCTCTAA